Proteins encoded in a region of the Botrytis cinerea B05.10 chromosome 11, complete sequence genome:
- the Bccir2 gene encoding Bccir2, with protein MSTSRAVTACLQRNVARQNASRIATQCPRILQQSFIHPTSRPRIASSLIAGQRRAFSLTVPRRLADVEDGFDPKSVERESDEVDVCIVGGGPSGLSAAIRLKQLANEAGNEDFRVVLLEKAGEIGAHILSGAVIEPTAINELFPDWLAEDNENRFENVTPVSGDKMRFLTKGSTIPIPAPPQMNNHGNYIVSLNQFTKWLGDRAEEVGVEVYPGFAGAEVLYKPDGSVKGVATNDLGISRSGKPKDNFERGMEFHSRITLFAEGCHGSLTKQVIKKFDLRRDSQPQTYGLGIKEVWEIQPEKFKKGQVVHSMGYPLPADTYGGGWMYHFGDNLVSIGLVVGLDYPNPWMSPYQEFQKMKHHPLYKDVLEGGKCISYGARALNEGGFQSIPKCAFPGGALIGDTAGFLNVPKIKGTHTAMKSGMLAAEATWTALEKNDEGSVFLYDYEDSLRKSYIWKELKEVRNMRPSFHSPLKLYGGIMYSGLEAYVLKGKVPWTLKHKSTDAAATKLADQCTKIEYEKPDGKISFDILTSVSRTGTNHEEDQPVHLQVKDWDKHAEMEYPKYKGIENRFCPAGVYEYVEDSTKDLGVRFQINSQNCIHCKTCDIKVPDQDINWSVPEGSGGPKYYMT; from the exons ATGTCTACTTCAAGGGCTGTCACGGCATGTCTGCAGCGTAACGTCGCGCGACAAAATGCTTCCAGGATTGCGACTCAATGTCCGCGAATTTTACAACAATCATTCATACATCCCACATCGCGACCCCGCATTGCCTCGTCATTAATTGCTGGTCAGCGACGCGCTTTCTCTCTTACAGTTCCTCGACGATTGGCAGATGTCGAAGATGGTTTCGATCCAAAATCGGTGGAGAGGGAGTCGGACGAGGTCGATGTATGTATAGTTGGAGGAG GTCCTTCTGGTTTAAGTGCTGCGATTCGATTGAAGCAACTCGCAAACGAAGCAGGGAATGAAGATTTTAGGGTAGTACTGTTGGAAAAGGCAGGTGAAATTGGGGCACATATCCTTTCTGGCGCGGTCATCGAACCTACGGCTATCAACGAATTATTCCCAGATTGGCTCGCGGAGGACAATGAGAATAGATTCGAAAATGTTACTCCCGTCTCGGGTGACAAGATGCGTTTCCTTACAAAAGGTAGCACGATTCCTATCCCCGCCCCTCCGCAGATGAACAATCATGGCAATTATATCGTCAGTCTTAACCAATTCACAAAATGGCTTGGAGATCGAGCAGAAGAGGTTGGAGTTGAAGTGTATCCTGGGTTTGCAGGAGCGGAAGTTTTATACAAGCCGGATGGATCTGTCAAAGGTGTCGCTACCAATGATCTAGGTATTTCGAGAAGTGGAAAGCCCAAGGATAATTTTGAGAGGGGGATGGAATTCCACTCAAGAATAACTCTTTTTGCGGAAGGTTGCCATGGAAGTCTTACAAAGCAGGTCATTAAGAAATTTGATCTCCGTAGAGATAGTCAACCACAAACTTATGGCCTTGGTATAAAGGAGGTCTGGGAAATCCAGCCTGAAAAGTTCAAGAAAGGCCAAGTTGTTCACTCTATGGGTTATCCCCTCCCAGCAGATACCTATGGTGGTGGTTGGATGTATCATTTTGGCGACAATCTAGTGAGTATTGGGCTTGTAGTAGGACTCGATTATCCAAATCCTTGGATGTCACCATATCAAGAATTCCAAAAGATGAAGCACCATCCTCTTTACAAAGATGTTTTGGAAGGTGGCAAATGCATATCATATGGAGCTCGTGCCCTTAATGAGGGAGGTTTCCAATCGATACCGAAATGCGCATTTCCTGGTGGCGCCTTGATTGGTGACACTGCAGGCTTCCTCAACGTTCCAAAAATCAAGGGTACCCACACCGCTATGAAATCTGGAATGCTTGCTGCAGAGGCAACATGGACTGCATTGGAGAAAAACGACGAGGGTTCAGTTTTCTTGTATGATTATGAGGATTCGTTGCGCAAGTCGTATATCTGGAAAGAGTTGAAAGAGGTGCGAAATATGCGGCCTTCATTCCATTCACCGCTAAAGCTATATGGTGGTATTATGTACTCTGGACTCGAAGCATATGTTCTCAAGGGCAAAGTTCCCTGGACATTGAAGCATAAGTCCACTGATGCTGCAGCTACCAAGCTTGCCGACCAGTGTACAAAGATTGAATATGAGAAACCCGATGGTAAAATCTCGTTTGATATCTTGACAAGTGTTAGTCGTACCGGCACAAATCACGAGGAAGATCAACCAGTTCATTTGCAGGTCAAGGATTGGGATAAGCATGCGGAGATGGAATACCCAAAATACAAGGGCATTGAAAACAGATTCTGCCCGGCTGGTGTGTACGAGTATGTTGAAGATTCGACAAAGGATCTTGGAGTGAGGTTTCAAATCAATTCGCAAAA TTGCATTCATTGTAAAACATGTGATATTAAGGTGCCGGATCAGGATATCAATTGGAGTGTCCCGGAAGGTTCAGGGGGACCAAAATATTACATGACTTAG